One Nostoc punctiforme PCC 73102 DNA window includes the following coding sequences:
- the chlG gene encoding chlorophyll synthase ChlG produces the protein MSESTPITPDPNPSEALDSVVNNPNEQAIASADRNAKTRQLLGMKGAAAGETSIWKIRLQLMKPITWIPLIWGVVCGAASSGNYTWTLENVLKVLTCMLLAGPLMTGYTQILNDYYDREIDAINEPYRPIPSGAIPLPQVIIQIWVLLIAGYGLAFALDVWSGHEFPTITAIAIIGSFIAYIYSAPPLKLKQNGWLGSYALGASYITLPWSTGHALFGDLNSTIVILTMFYSLAGLGIAIVNDFKSVEGDRQLGLNSLPVMFGITTAAWICVVTIDVFQGFIAAYLVSIHENLYAAILVLLIIPQITLQDMYFLRDPVKNDVKYQASAQPFLVLGMLVTGLALGHAGV, from the coding sequence ATGTCAGAATCAACTCCCATTACCCCAGACCCTAACCCATCCGAGGCATTAGACTCAGTGGTAAATAATCCCAATGAGCAAGCGATCGCATCCGCCGATCGCAATGCGAAAACTAGGCAGCTTCTGGGGATGAAAGGTGCAGCTGCTGGGGAAACTTCAATTTGGAAAATTCGTTTGCAGCTAATGAAGCCGATTACCTGGATTCCCCTAATTTGGGGCGTAGTCTGTGGTGCGGCTTCTTCGGGTAACTATACTTGGACACTGGAAAATGTGTTGAAAGTATTAACCTGTATGCTGCTGGCTGGGCCATTGATGACGGGTTACACCCAAATCCTTAACGATTACTACGATCGCGAAATCGATGCCATCAATGAACCCTATCGCCCGATTCCCTCTGGCGCAATTCCCCTACCCCAGGTAATTATTCAGATTTGGGTATTACTGATTGCTGGCTATGGTTTGGCGTTTGCGCTCGATGTGTGGTCTGGTCATGAATTCCCGACAATTACAGCGATCGCAATTATCGGTTCATTCATCGCCTATATTTATTCTGCACCTCCCCTGAAACTCAAGCAAAACGGCTGGCTAGGTAGTTACGCTTTAGGTGCAAGCTATATCACCCTACCTTGGTCTACAGGACACGCTTTGTTTGGCGATCTCAATTCCACAATTGTGATTTTGACAATGTTCTACAGCTTGGCTGGATTGGGTATTGCCATTGTCAATGACTTTAAGAGTGTAGAAGGCGATCGCCAGTTAGGATTAAATTCATTACCCGTAATGTTTGGTATCACCACTGCGGCATGGATCTGTGTAGTGACAATTGATGTATTTCAAGGATTTATCGCAGCTTATCTCGTCAGCATCCATGAGAATTTGTATGCAGCAATCCTGGTACTATTAATCATCCCGCAAATCACCTTGCAAGATATGTATTTCTTGCGCGATCCTGTGAAGAATGATGTTAAGTACCAAGCTAGCGCCCAACCTTTTCTAGTGCTGGGAATGCTGGTAACAGGTTTAGCGCTGGGTCATGCTGGCGTTTAA
- a CDS encoding DUF2862 domain-containing protein, which yields MEIGQKVKVFRLRDRVSPPIVKKLGQVGIIQGYKVIDAGIGVVVLFEDNTSTWFFEDEIKPV from the coding sequence ATGGAAATCGGACAAAAGGTTAAAGTATTTCGTTTGCGCGATCGCGTTTCTCCCCCAATTGTAAAAAAACTAGGACAAGTGGGTATCATCCAAGGCTACAAAGTCATCGATGCTGGGATCGGTGTAGTAGTGCTGTTTGAGGACAATACTTCCACTTGGTTTTTTGAAGATGAAATTAAACCTGTGTAG
- a CDS encoding acyltransferase, which yields MGKAFYTKRYTADVPGVINFWRNRLLRICPLYYFAVLISALFVYTDILKIENWGYLFRIITFTYNHSLPPIWNGAMWSLSTEVQFYILVPFLYTFLLHRLVSRKEIVVTSILIISITFFVKLIFWITFRHQISEELKYFNKYSYTQLVTNMDLFLCGFIVNGLLFYQSKIITNFKKIKVNQTYMKYLAIVLLITLYILTAHHLYHQELWNLPERAGKGMRTSTTFFIWQPITALITSFFIFAFEFDIYQASIKNEVLSFSVILRNPLRVMELFGNLSYGVYIWHMPIIAKINPIFTSQIPIEAFYMRLIATLLLSTLLASITYFVIEIPCSRWKTYQKIEIGNN from the coding sequence ATGGGTAAAGCTTTTTACACTAAACGTTACACTGCTGATGTCCCAGGAGTTATCAATTTTTGGCGTAACCGATTGTTGAGAATCTGTCCTCTCTATTATTTTGCTGTATTGATTTCGGCTCTATTCGTTTATACCGATATTCTTAAAATAGAAAACTGGGGATATTTGTTTAGAATAATTACGTTTACATACAATCATTCATTGCCACCAATATGGAATGGAGCGATGTGGTCTTTGTCAACAGAAGTACAGTTCTACATACTTGTTCCTTTCTTATACACTTTTCTATTACATCGTTTAGTCAGTAGAAAAGAGATTGTGGTTACATCTATTCTCATCATTTCTATTACTTTTTTTGTCAAGCTTATATTTTGGATTACTTTCCGACATCAAATTAGTGAAGAACTTAAATATTTTAATAAATATTCCTATACTCAATTAGTGACAAACATGGATTTGTTTTTATGTGGTTTTATCGTTAATGGATTACTTTTTTATCAAAGCAAAATAATAACTAACTTTAAAAAGATTAAAGTCAATCAAACATATATGAAATATTTAGCTATTGTTTTGCTCATAACTCTTTATATATTGACTGCTCATCATTTATACCATCAAGAGCTATGGAATTTACCAGAGCGTGCTGGCAAAGGTATGAGGACATCTACAACCTTTTTTATTTGGCAACCAATAACTGCACTAATCACATCTTTTTTCATATTTGCATTTGAGTTTGACATTTATCAAGCTTCAATAAAAAATGAAGTTTTATCATTTAGCGTTATTTTAAGAAATCCATTAAGAGTAATGGAGTTGTTTGGGAATTTATCCTATGGTGTCTATATATGGCACATGCCAATTATCGCAAAAATTAATCCTATATTTACATCACAAATTCCTATTGAGGCATTTTATATGAGATTAATTGCTACTCTTCTTTTATCAACTTTGTTAGCATCTATTACATATTTTGTAATAGAAATTCCATGCAGTAGGTGGAAGACCTACCAAAAGATTGAAATTGGAAACAATTAG
- a CDS encoding glycosyltransferase produces MNKDWSKDYPSAENLTEEGLGENHVLRKMLNLIGDNQRVVDFGCATGYFAQLLSRKGCIVTGVEINPDAAKVAEEYCKEVIVADLDFVSVTEILPSQEFDVAVFGDVLEHLRNPWRILEETKQILKKDGYVVASIPNIAHGAIRLSLLQGKFEYTELGILDNTHLRFFTRKTVEELFEIPGYLVNIADRTKLEVFSESSLIPQNKREQFDSNTIKQIEEDKDADTLQFIIRADPWTIEGEYAAMSEGFSKLLEESEQLKSQLHSTQAELDQAQAQLQENQLQLEQSQSHLQQTQTELERSQSHLQQTQTELERSQSHLQQTQTELERSQSHLQQTQTELERSQSHLQQTQTELERSQSHLQQTQTELERSQSKLIYAQTYITAMQTSKFWKLRTAWFRVKGFLNLAPASEMFTHNNELNIVNKTEDILKTSNSLQEDLSTDNRLKMFAFISGCPGDSYRYRCHHQAEILKYLGYTVDVYEPMVFLYNELITKYKIIIAHRVPHTDEFEQFVFNAEKLDIKVIFDTDDLVFDPSRISQIHACTLMDQQEKTLYENGVKRYRKSMSLCDYITVSTNKLQQEIEQSFPNKVSIILRNRISNEMEQGAIEARKSYVPNDGMLRIAYFSGTKTHVKDFAECVLALKSILTEFPYVRLMVVGHLDIPEALQEVASQIECVPYMPWRDLPKLYRKVDINLAPLEKNNDFTESKSELKYFEAALLSVPTIASDTSSFRFAIQDGVNGLLCNNLDEWKDALYQLVTNQKLRQEMGHKAFEDVNSRYLTRIAASESMQKWKYLLGGSLSPNKPLSIAFILRAPIAQTGGGYKHIFNLAYYLAAKEHTVNIYIEPIAHLTNFTTEQVRDFCEENFGKSNAIIHCGHAGILESDIAIATNWPTAYVVEQLVNTRFKAYYVQDYEPYFYKSEEANFTQAEATYNLPLNIITLGKYLAEVLSQRNKIDYPYVDFPLGEVFLAENPILDRHLSTTKPCSILFFARPHIPRRNFTLGVESLNKLYQHNSDVQIKLYGLEEDLELPFPYENLGVLTQAETAEAMRSSDIHLSFSMTNISTVVFEAMACGCATVEVDVPPVRSMVKEGTCLLCEPNSQAVFNALMDLINNAGMRQNIATSGYESVKDLTLQNMCLKFEKILMEYSFRVKS; encoded by the coding sequence ATGAATAAAGATTGGTCAAAAGATTATCCATCGGCTGAAAATCTTACAGAAGAAGGTTTGGGGGAAAACCACGTTTTGAGGAAAATGCTAAACCTCATTGGAGACAATCAGCGAGTAGTAGACTTTGGGTGTGCGACTGGTTACTTTGCTCAGTTACTTAGTAGAAAAGGCTGTATTGTCACAGGAGTAGAGATAAATCCAGATGCTGCTAAAGTTGCCGAAGAGTACTGTAAAGAGGTAATAGTTGCCGACTTGGATTTTGTTTCTGTTACAGAAATATTGCCTAGCCAGGAGTTCGATGTTGCAGTGTTTGGAGATGTTTTGGAACATCTGCGAAACCCTTGGAGAATTTTGGAAGAAACCAAGCAGATATTAAAAAAAGATGGATATGTAGTTGCTTCTATTCCAAATATTGCTCACGGTGCAATTCGCTTATCTTTACTACAAGGTAAATTTGAATATACAGAATTAGGGATTTTAGATAATACTCATCTGAGGTTTTTTACCAGAAAAACGGTTGAGGAGTTATTTGAAATACCAGGATATTTAGTAAATATTGCCGATCGGACAAAACTAGAAGTTTTTTCAGAGAGTTCTTTGATACCTCAAAATAAGAGAGAACAATTCGACAGTAATACTATTAAACAAATTGAAGAAGATAAAGATGCTGACACTTTACAGTTTATTATTCGGGCAGATCCTTGGACTATAGAAGGAGAATATGCTGCAATGAGCGAAGGCTTCTCTAAGCTGTTGGAAGAATCGGAGCAATTGAAATCTCAACTGCATTCAACACAAGCAGAACTGGATCAAGCCCAAGCTCAATTACAGGAGAATCAGCTTCAGTTGGAGCAATCGCAGTCTCATCTACAGCAAACCCAGACAGAATTGGAGCGATCGCAGTCTCATCTACAACAAACCCAGACAGAATTGGAGCGATCGCAGTCTCATCTACAGCAAACCCAGACAGAATTGGAGCGATCGCAGTCTCATCTACAGCAAACCCAGACAGAATTGGAGCGATCGCAGTCTCATCTACAGCAAACCCAGACAGAATTGGAGCGATCGCAGTCTCATCTACAGCAAACCCAGACAGAATTGGAGCGATCGCAGTCTAAATTAATATATGCTCAAACTTATATTACCGCAATGCAAACCAGTAAATTCTGGAAGTTAAGGACAGCTTGGTTCAGAGTTAAGGGTTTCCTGAATTTGGCTCCCGCCTCAGAAATGTTTACACATAACAACGAGTTAAACATAGTTAATAAAACAGAAGATATCCTGAAAACTTCTAACTCTCTTCAAGAAGATTTATCCACTGATAACAGGTTAAAAATGTTTGCTTTTATTAGTGGGTGTCCGGGAGATTCTTATCGTTATCGATGTCATCATCAAGCGGAAATCCTAAAGTACCTTGGCTATACAGTTGATGTATATGAACCAATGGTATTTTTATACAATGAACTTATCACTAAATATAAAATAATTATTGCTCATCGAGTTCCCCATACTGACGAATTTGAACAGTTTGTTTTCAATGCGGAAAAACTAGACATAAAAGTTATTTTTGATACTGACGACTTAGTGTTTGATCCATCCCGTATTTCTCAAATTCATGCTTGTACGCTAATGGATCAACAAGAGAAGACACTATACGAAAATGGAGTAAAGCGATATCGTAAATCCATGTCTTTATGTGACTACATAACAGTAAGTACCAACAAACTCCAGCAAGAAATAGAACAAAGTTTTCCTAATAAAGTTTCGATAATTTTACGCAACCGTATAAGTAATGAGATGGAACAAGGAGCAATCGAAGCTCGTAAGAGTTATGTTCCTAATGATGGGATGCTTCGGATTGCCTATTTTAGTGGTACTAAAACACATGTTAAAGATTTTGCAGAATGTGTTTTAGCCTTAAAAAGCATTCTCACAGAATTTCCTTATGTCCGCCTCATGGTAGTTGGACATCTGGATATCCCAGAAGCATTACAGGAAGTTGCCTCACAAATAGAGTGTGTTCCATATATGCCTTGGAGAGATTTACCAAAATTGTACCGGAAAGTTGATATTAACCTTGCACCCTTGGAAAAAAATAATGACTTTACTGAATCAAAAAGTGAACTCAAATATTTTGAAGCAGCGCTTTTATCTGTCCCAACAATTGCTTCGGATACAAGTAGTTTTCGTTTCGCTATTCAAGATGGAGTTAATGGACTACTGTGTAATAATTTGGATGAATGGAAAGATGCTCTGTATCAACTGGTAACTAACCAGAAGTTGAGACAGGAAATGGGGCATAAAGCCTTTGAAGATGTAAATTCTCGCTATTTGACACGGATTGCAGCCTCAGAAAGTATGCAGAAGTGGAAATATTTATTGGGGGGAAGTTTATCACCCAATAAACCTCTTTCAATTGCTTTTATTCTGCGAGCGCCGATTGCTCAAACGGGTGGAGGCTATAAGCATATTTTTAATTTAGCTTATTATCTGGCAGCTAAAGAACACACTGTCAATATCTATATTGAACCAATTGCTCATCTAACCAATTTTACTACTGAACAAGTAAGAGATTTTTGCGAGGAGAATTTTGGGAAGAGTAATGCTATCATTCATTGTGGTCATGCTGGAATTTTAGAATCAGATATAGCGATCGCTACAAATTGGCCTACAGCTTATGTTGTTGAGCAACTAGTTAATACCCGATTCAAAGCATACTATGTTCAAGATTATGAACCTTACTTTTATAAATCTGAAGAGGCTAACTTTACTCAAGCAGAAGCCACTTATAATTTACCTTTAAATATAATTACTTTAGGCAAGTATTTGGCAGAGGTATTGAGCCAAAGAAATAAAATTGACTATCCGTATGTAGATTTTCCTTTAGGTGAAGTATTTTTAGCTGAAAATCCTATTTTGGATCGTCATTTAAGTACAACAAAACCTTGTTCAATACTATTTTTTGCTCGTCCTCATATCCCCAGGCGTAATTTTACTTTGGGAGTAGAATCATTAAATAAATTGTATCAGCACAATTCTGATGTGCAAATCAAGTTGTATGGACTGGAAGAAGATTTAGAACTTCCATTTCCTTACGAAAATTTGGGAGTTTTAACTCAAGCTGAAACAGCAGAAGCAATGCGCTCATCTGATATACATCTATCTTTTTCTATGACAAATATAAGCACAGTTGTTTTTGAAGCAATGGCTTGTGGCTGTGCCACAGTCGAAGTGGATGTACCTCCAGTACGATCAATGGTTAAGGAAGGAACTTGTCTATTATGTGAACCTAATTCACAAGCTGTTTTTAATGCATTAATGGATCTCATAAATAATGCTGGAATGAGGCAAAATATTGCTACATCCGGCTATGAATCAGTGAAGGATCTAACGTTACAAAATATGTGTCTGAAATTTGAGAAAATTCTTATGGAATATAGCTTTAGAGTTAAAAGTTGA
- a CDS encoding ArsA family ATPase: MALILTFLGKGGTARTKIAIAAAKLLASQGKRVLLAGQAEPTLSILLGTTIAADPQEIAPKLQAVQFQASVLLERNWDEVKKLEAQYLRTPIFKDVFGQELVVLPGMDNALALNAIREYDASGKYDAIVYDGTGDSLTLRMLGLPESLSWYVRRFRQLFVNSDLGKTITESPLIQPLISSFFNINWTADNFAGPTNQVNNFLEKGRAALADPKRLAAFLVTTGDPIDVANARYLWGSAQQIGLTVGGVLLVSPETNVNLPEEFIPLPVSVVPDSPTVDWQALIDALPNFEAQALQAPKPIEIDIHNRQVRLFLPGFDKKQVKLTQYGPEVTVEAGDQRRNIPLPPALSGRPVAGAKFQNNYLIISF; this comes from the coding sequence ATGGCTCTAATATTGACATTTTTGGGCAAAGGCGGCACCGCTCGTACCAAAATTGCGATCGCCGCCGCCAAATTATTGGCAAGTCAAGGCAAGCGCGTACTTCTAGCAGGACAAGCAGAACCAACATTATCAATCCTTTTGGGTACTACCATTGCTGCCGATCCTCAAGAGATTGCTCCCAAGTTACAGGCGGTACAGTTTCAAGCATCTGTACTGCTGGAGCGCAACTGGGACGAAGTAAAAAAACTGGAGGCACAATATCTCCGCACGCCCATCTTCAAAGATGTTTTTGGTCAAGAACTGGTAGTATTGCCAGGGATGGACAACGCCCTAGCTCTCAATGCTATCCGCGAATATGATGCCAGTGGCAAATATGATGCGATCGTCTACGATGGCACGGGTGACTCTTTAACGTTGCGAATGTTGGGTTTGCCAGAATCTCTCAGTTGGTATGTCCGGCGATTTCGGCAATTATTTGTCAACTCCGATTTGGGTAAGACTATTACTGAATCGCCCTTAATCCAACCGCTAATTAGCAGCTTTTTTAATATCAACTGGACAGCAGATAATTTTGCAGGGCCTACCAACCAAGTCAATAATTTCTTGGAAAAAGGGAGAGCCGCTCTTGCCGATCCGAAGCGTCTTGCTGCTTTCTTAGTGACCACAGGAGATCCAATTGACGTAGCAAATGCTCGTTATTTATGGGGTAGCGCTCAACAAATTGGTTTAACTGTCGGTGGTGTTCTGCTTGTATCTCCTGAGACAAATGTCAATCTGCCAGAGGAATTTATACCCCTACCTGTGAGCGTTGTTCCCGACTCGCCAACAGTTGACTGGCAAGCACTGATAGACGCACTACCCAACTTTGAAGCACAAGCTTTACAGGCTCCTAAACCAATTGAAATAGACATCCACAATCGTCAAGTACGCCTATTCTTGCCAGGATTTGACAAAAAGCAAGTTAAGCTCACCCAATATGGGCCAGAAGTCACGGTAGAAGCAGGAGACCAGCGACGGAATATTCCCTTACCTCCGGCTCTAAGTGGCAGACCCGTTGCTGGAGCAAAGTTTCAGAATAATTATTTGATAATTTCGTTTTAA
- a CDS encoding ABC transporter permease, with protein sequence MRSFVRKAGNIRRILPINERLWAKFDLLRTLVRRDLEARYKGSVLGNLWPLLNQLSQLLIYTYVFSTVLKVKLTTLKGLPANDFTFGLWLFAGLLPWIAFTGGLMQSANSVLGQPNLVKKVVFPLTLLPLVPVLSTFIESSFGLMALIFFVAVNTHTLHATLALLPLVWLTQLLLTAGLGYLAAALTVFLRDIPQTLGVILNIWFYVTPLVYPASAIPEQWRSLVFWLNPIAAIAEVYRDIVLVGEVKHWGEWGVSSLIAVVVFFGGLWCYRRLRPAFADVL encoded by the coding sequence ATCCGAAGTTTTGTACGTAAAGCAGGTAATATAAGGCGAATCCTGCCGATAAATGAACGGTTGTGGGCAAAGTTTGACTTGCTGAGAACTTTGGTGCGTCGGGATTTAGAGGCGCGTTACAAGGGTTCTGTTTTGGGCAACTTGTGGCCTTTGCTAAATCAGCTATCACAGTTACTGATTTATACTTATGTTTTTTCCACCGTGCTGAAGGTGAAGCTAACTACTCTCAAGGGTTTACCAGCAAACGATTTCACCTTTGGTTTGTGGCTATTTGCAGGGTTACTTCCTTGGATTGCTTTTACGGGTGGTTTAATGCAGTCCGCTAATTCGGTACTTGGACAACCGAATTTAGTCAAGAAGGTGGTGTTTCCCCTAACTTTATTACCTCTAGTGCCAGTTTTGTCAACATTCATCGAGAGTTCTTTTGGTTTAATGGCATTGATTTTTTTCGTGGCGGTAAATACTCATACTTTACATGCTACCTTAGCGCTACTACCCTTGGTTTGGCTAACGCAGTTATTGCTAACAGCAGGGTTAGGCTATTTAGCAGCAGCGCTAACGGTGTTTTTGCGAGATATTCCGCAGACTTTAGGAGTGATTTTAAATATTTGGTTTTATGTGACACCCCTTGTTTATCCAGCATCAGCAATTCCAGAACAATGGCGGAGTTTGGTATTCTGGTTAAATCCAATAGCAGCGATCGCTGAAGTTTATCGTGACATAGTTTTAGTTGGAGAAGTCAAACACTGGGGCGAGTGGGGAGTTTCCTCGCTAATTGCAGTTGTAGTGTTTTTTGGGGGATTGTGGTGTTATCGCCGCCTGCGTCCAGCATTCGCCGATGTATTGTGA
- a CDS encoding ABC transporter ATP-binding protein gives MGEEIAISLKNVSKCFKRYSRPVDRLKEVLLPGKSRTDEFWALRDINIEIPKGQTVGIVGRNGSGKSTLLQIIVGTLTPSSGDVRVVGRVSALLELGSGFNPEFTGRQNVFFNGQLLGLSQKQIEDRFDDIVAFADIGDFIEQPVKTYSSGMYVRLAFSVAVNVDPEILIVDEALAVGDVVFQHRCMRRMRAMMDSGVTTLFVSHDSGAIKTLCNSAVMIHDGKIHTTGLPNTVIIEYLKLVTELELGLAQDITVNSQQQVNPVVDNAIQASDSPNFDIESPSSNFSKATRRGSGKARIESVKILNQLGHYAGESPIFAFNEEVTLIVNLKVYYTIKSCIVGFHVCDKNGNEVIGSNTLEENIKIDKLESGEEIEIKFKFNLPLRPSSYSLTVAGAESYESLSFDWIDNIMVFQILPPDTGKLIHALVHQPMVVKVNKKVLPTVVTPA, from the coding sequence ATGGGTGAAGAAATTGCTATTTCCCTTAAGAATGTCTCGAAGTGTTTCAAACGGTATAGCCGACCTGTAGATAGGCTAAAAGAAGTTTTGCTACCTGGTAAGAGTAGAACAGATGAATTTTGGGCACTTCGGGATATCAACATTGAGATTCCCAAAGGACAAACAGTTGGAATCGTTGGACGCAACGGTTCTGGAAAAAGTACATTGCTACAAATTATAGTGGGAACCCTCACACCATCCAGTGGTGATGTGCGAGTCGTAGGTCGAGTTTCTGCTTTATTAGAATTAGGAAGTGGTTTTAACCCAGAGTTTACTGGCAGGCAAAATGTCTTTTTTAACGGACAATTGCTAGGATTAAGTCAAAAACAAATCGAAGACAGATTTGATGATATTGTCGCTTTTGCCGATATCGGCGATTTCATCGAGCAACCTGTTAAAACTTATTCTAGTGGGATGTATGTCCGCTTGGCATTTTCTGTTGCAGTCAATGTCGATCCAGAGATTTTAATTGTTGACGAAGCACTTGCTGTTGGAGATGTTGTATTTCAACATCGTTGTATGCGGCGAATGCGTGCAATGATGGATTCTGGAGTTACAACATTATTTGTTTCCCACGATTCAGGTGCCATCAAAACATTGTGTAATTCAGCCGTGATGATTCATGACGGAAAAATACATACGACAGGATTGCCTAATACCGTTATAATTGAATATTTAAAATTAGTTACAGAACTTGAATTAGGTTTAGCACAAGATATTACAGTTAACTCCCAACAGCAAGTAAATCCTGTTGTAGATAACGCAATACAAGCTTCAGATTCTCCAAATTTTGATATTGAATCTCCGAGTTCCAATTTCAGCAAGGCAACACGCAGAGGAAGTGGAAAAGCCAGAATCGAAAGCGTAAAAATCCTGAATCAATTAGGTCATTATGCTGGCGAAAGTCCAATCTTTGCATTTAATGAAGAAGTAACATTAATTGTAAATTTAAAAGTTTATTACACCATCAAAAGTTGTATTGTTGGCTTTCATGTATGTGACAAAAATGGTAATGAGGTAATTGGTAGCAATACTTTAGAAGAAAATATCAAAATAGATAAATTAGAATCAGGGGAAGAAATAGAAATTAAGTTTAAATTTAATTTACCTCTTCGACCTAGTTCTTATAGCTTAACAGTTGCTGGGGCTGAAAGCTATGAATCTCTTAGCTTTGACTGGATTGATAATATAATGGTTTTTCAAATTTTACCCCCAGACACTGGAAAGCTCATTCATGCTTTAGTCCATCAACCGATGGTTGTTAAAGTAAACAAAAAAGTTTTACCAACTGTAGTGACACCAGCTTAA
- a CDS encoding inositol monophosphatase family protein, which produces MNDFWTTILDFAQTTTTRVGKQLMQDFGQVQADQKADGSLVTQADKWADREIRDAIASTFSGYGILSEESDQSFPGTEWCWVIDPLDGTTNFTRGIPIWTISLGLLYRGTPIFGYVYAPTLNQAFHGFWAGSSGLATPTGAFLNHHPIHTSIDSPSNNHFFNLCSRSTAAIKNGFPCKIRMLGVASYNFLTVATGATLGGIEATPKVWDLAGAWVIVQAAGGVWASLKSEPFPLSSGEDYSDRSFPTLVVSRPELVPVFQPFLDGVKI; this is translated from the coding sequence ATGAATGATTTTTGGACAACAATTCTAGATTTTGCCCAAACTACCACTACTAGAGTGGGCAAACAGCTAATGCAAGATTTTGGGCAAGTACAGGCTGACCAAAAAGCTGATGGAAGTTTGGTGACCCAAGCAGATAAATGGGCAGATCGGGAAATTCGGGATGCGATCGCTTCTACTTTCTCTGGTTACGGCATTTTGAGCGAAGAGAGCGATCAGTCTTTTCCCGGTACTGAGTGGTGCTGGGTAATTGACCCTCTAGATGGTACAACCAACTTCACACGCGGTATTCCCATTTGGACAATATCTCTGGGTTTACTATATCGAGGTACACCAATTTTTGGGTATGTTTACGCACCAACTTTGAATCAAGCTTTTCATGGTTTCTGGGCAGGTTCATCTGGTTTAGCAACACCAACAGGAGCATTTCTCAACCACCACCCCATCCACACTAGTATTGATAGTCCCAGCAACAATCACTTTTTTAACCTCTGTTCCCGTAGTACCGCAGCTATCAAAAACGGCTTTCCCTGCAAAATTAGGATGTTGGGTGTAGCTAGCTATAATTTTTTGACAGTTGCTACTGGGGCTACTCTCGGTGGGATTGAGGCGACACCAAAAGTTTGGGACTTAGCCGGGGCTTGGGTAATTGTTCAGGCTGCTGGTGGGGTATGGGCATCGCTTAAATCAGAACCGTTTCCGTTGTCATCGGGAGAAGATTATAGCGATCGCTCTTTTCCCACTTTGGTTGTCAGTCGTCCCGAATTAGTTCCGGTATTTCAACCTTTTCTAGATGGTGTAAAAATCTAA
- a CDS encoding MDR/zinc-dependent alcohol dehydrogenase-like family protein — protein MKGLWLENNQLQLRTDIPIPEPPPGEALVRVLRAGICNTDLELLRGYYPYTGILGHEFVGVVEKGPEHLVNQRVVGEINAVCGHCRFCRSGQLTHCENRTVLGIVNRNGAFGEYLCLPVENLHLVPDNVPTEVATFTEPIAAALEIQQQVPLHPNDRVLVVGDGKLGQLVAQTLALTGCELLAVGRHQEKLANLEARGIKTGLADAVKDGYFDISVECTGNPEGFAIARRALRPRGTLVLKSTYAGNLSLDASSLVVDEITLIGSRCGPFTPALQLLATGQIDVQPLIHATYPLIEGLAAFEHAQSRGVLKILLEIGQ, from the coding sequence ATGAAAGGACTTTGGCTCGAAAATAACCAGTTGCAACTACGTACAGATATTCCCATTCCTGAACCTCCACCAGGAGAAGCTTTGGTACGCGTCTTGCGTGCAGGTATCTGTAACACTGATTTGGAACTACTCAGAGGCTACTATCCTTACACTGGTATTTTGGGGCATGAATTTGTCGGCGTGGTTGAAAAAGGGCCAGAACACTTAGTTAACCAACGTGTAGTTGGAGAAATCAACGCTGTGTGTGGCCATTGTCGGTTTTGTCGGAGTGGACAACTAACTCACTGCGAAAATCGCACAGTTCTAGGTATTGTCAATCGGAATGGAGCCTTTGGTGAATATCTCTGTTTGCCGGTGGAGAACTTACATTTAGTACCTGATAATGTGCCCACCGAAGTAGCAACATTTACCGAACCCATAGCAGCAGCTTTGGAAATTCAGCAGCAAGTACCATTGCATCCAAACGACAGGGTGCTAGTGGTTGGAGATGGCAAACTAGGGCAGTTGGTAGCACAGACACTAGCCTTAACTGGCTGCGAACTCTTGGCTGTGGGGCGACATCAAGAGAAACTTGCCAACTTAGAGGCACGGGGAATTAAAACTGGTTTAGCTGATGCTGTCAAAGATGGATATTTCGATATCTCAGTAGAATGTACAGGCAACCCAGAAGGATTTGCGATCGCCCGGCGTGCCCTCCGTCCCCGTGGTACGCTTGTACTTAAAAGTACTTATGCTGGCAACCTCAGCCTAGATGCTTCTTCTTTAGTAGTGGATGAAATCACCCTCATCGGCTCCCGTTGTGGCCCCTTTACTCCAGCCCTCCAGCTACTAGCCACAGGACAAATTGACGTACAACCCCTGATTCATGCCACTTACCCCCTTATTGAAGGGCTTGCAGCTTTTGAACACGCCCAGAGTCGGGGTGTTTTAAAAATCTTGCTAGAAATTGGTCAATAA